From a region of the Salvelinus namaycush isolate Seneca chromosome 40, SaNama_1.0, whole genome shotgun sequence genome:
- the prozb gene encoding protein Z, vitamin K-dependent plasma glycoprotein b, giving the protein MVVCVRQKGRERAQETEIDRATDRTLAQAERLVGTVWMWIVMGSWRRWWFLSLSLLSGVLLVCSYGRVFRPPAHASTVFLRSKRANAFFLEEMLQGNLERECYEETCNYEEAREYFEDTPKTDTFWNVYVDGDQCKPNPCLHGGSCKDSIGGYTCSCTEPYHGKNCEIDISQCPTKGPFSCDHFCSPNFGSYQCSCTTGYKIHSDKRSCIPAVKHPCGRLQPTNQINIAYHVCPHNRCPWQVVFVDEAGAELCSGVILGPQAVLTSASCLYMGKKVHSMQTGASDNSVRIPLSTQLYIHNRHERGSLEDDLALVRLNEPLPYGPSVSHLCLPTKDFSENVLMSPGREGVARGPDKFRGESHGPPVLSYLKAEGCRNQVNVSQPLTNKMFCMRSQKGFCGTELTRFNKTDLKPGLTRNCSLLSGTPVVTVERGTAFLTGLLLTPPTSHGCEQTLLFTKLSRYLQWIQQRLEMTEMRMTPQMTHDPPGPYV; this is encoded by the exons ATGgttgtgtgtgtcagacagaaaggtagagagagagcgcaagagacagagatagacagggcTACAGACAGGACCTTGGCACAGGCAGAGAGGCTTGTGGGTACGGTGTGGATGTGGATTGTAATGGGCTCGTGGAGGCGATGgtggtttctgtctctctctcttctgagtGGTGTCCTCCTGGTCTGCAGCTATGGGAGAG TGTTCAGACCCCCTGCGCACGCCAGCACGGTCTTCCTACGGTCGAAGCGAGCGAATGCGTTCTTCTTGGAGGAGATGCTTCAGGGGAACCTGGAGAGAGAGTGTTATGAGGAGACCTGCAACTACGAGGAGGCCAGGGAGTACTTTGAAGACACACCCAAAACT GACACTTTCTGGAATGTCTACGTAG aTGGGGACCAGTGCAAACCCAATCCCTGTCTCCATGGTGGCAGCTGCAAGGACAGCATTGGAGGTTACACCTGTAGCTGCACAGAGCCGTACCACGGGAAGAACTGTGAAATAG ATATCTCTCAGTGCCCCACTAAGGGGCCCTTCTCCTGTGACCACTTCTGCAGTCCCAACTTTGGATCATACCAGTGCTCCTGCACCACAGGGTACAAGATTCACAGTGATAAGAGGAGCTGCATACCTGCAG TTAAGCACCCCTGTGGAAGACTCCAGCCAACAAACCAAATCAACATAGCTTATCACGTCTGTCCACACAACCGCTGTCCATGGCAA GTGGTGTTTGTGGATGAGGCTGGTGCGGAGCTGTGTAGCGGGGTGATCCTGGGGCCTCAGGCAGTCCTGACCTCAGCTAGCTGCCTGTACATGGGAAAGAAAGTCCACAGCATGCAGACAG GTGCCTCAGATAATAGTGTGAGGATCCCTCTATCGACCCAGTTGTACATTCACAACCGCCACGAGAGAGGCAGTCTGGAGGACGACCTGGCCTTGGTGAGACTGAATGAGCCCCTTCCCTATGGCCCCTCTGTCTCCCACCTGTGCCTGCCCACTAAGGATTTCAGTGAGAACGTGTTGATGAGTCCAGGAAGGGAGGGGGTGGCCAGGGGTCCGGACAAGTTCCGGGGGGAATCCCACGGCCCCCCTGTTCTCTCCTACCTGAAAGCGGAGGGCTGTCGAAACCAGGTGAACGTCTCCCAGCCCCTCACCAACAAGATGTTCTGTATGAGGAGCCAGAAGGGCTTCTGTGGGACTGAGTTGACTAGGTTTAATAAGACAGACCTCAAACCAGGACTAACGAGGAACTGCAGCCTCTTGTCCGGGACCCCCGTTGTGACTGTGGAGAGGGGTACAGCGTTCCTAACAGGCCTGCTCCTTACGCCACCCACGTCACATGGCTGTGAACAAACCCTGTTGTTCACCAAGCTGTCTCGCTACTTGCAATGGATCCAGCAGCGCCTGGAGATGACAGAGATGAGGATGACACCACAAATGACCCACGACCCACCTGGACCTTATGTGTAA